TGGCGATCTGGTGAATCTTTCCGGTGATGGCGTTCCCAATCTTCTCAAATACGCGATGGGCCTGAATCCCCTGGCGCCAACCGGCAACGGAGTTGCCGCCATACTTTCCGGCAGCGTACTCACCCTGAACTACACCCGCGGCTCCGGAGCGACGGACACCACCGCGCATGCCTACTGGTCGAAGGATCTCAACGCATGGAGCACCAGCAGCGTGAGCGAGACCCTGCTTTCCGACGACGGAACGACCCAGCTCTGGCAGGCGACTGTCCCGGTCGATTCCCAGACCCCCCGCCTCTTCATGCGTCTGCAAGTCACCAGACCGTAAAAAAACAAAGCCCGCTTCGCGTTCGGCGAAGCGGGCTGTTGTGTTTCAAGCGTTACAGATTAATAACGGGAACGTCCACCACCACCGCCGCCGCCACCGCCGCGTGATTCCATCGGCTTGGCTTCGTTGACTGTCAGGTTTCTGCCGTCAACCGACTGGCCGTTGAGCGCACTGATCGCACGCTGGCCTTCTTCGGCGCTGCCCATGGTGACAAAACCAAAGCCGCGGGGGCGTTGTGTTTCGCGATCCATGATCAATTTTGTTTCGGTGACCGTGCCATGCTTTGAAAAAAGCTCGGTTAAGTCCTGTTCAGTGGCTTGGAATGAGAGATTTCCAACGTATAATTTCATATTGTTTTTCTACTTTCTATTTTATGTTGAGGTTTCGACCTCGCGCAGACTAGTGAAGAGCGTTGTGACACGCATGAAAAACCGTTGGGAGCGAACAGGAAACTGCCTGAGACACTACTACTTGGCTTCAGATAGAAGCGTTTGATCGATTCGGGACAATCGCACGGGCGGCGGGAATGTAAAGAACTATTTTCAGCCTTTTCCTTGCACCATCATTTATGGGCATCGGACGCGTCATGACGCGCCGGAGGCGGGCTTTTTCTCGTACCGGGTCTGGTAGCCGGGATTGGCCGCGGGCCGGTCGGCATTGGGATAGTTCCAGTCGGTCTTGATATCCACCGAGACTTCCTTGATCTGTTTGTAGATTTCGTACGGCTTGTCGATGCCGATGAAACTGTCGTAAATACGCACGCCTTTGCTGTTGGTGGCTCCGGAGAAGGCGCGGATGGTGCCAACTCCAATCATATTTTCGATCGGGTTGACCGTCACGTCCAGTTCGGAGATCTGGTCGTAGTCGATGGCCTTGAAATCGGTTCCCCAGAAGCCGCTCCGCAGCATGAGGCGCTTGTTAGTGTAGGCGTAACAGGTGTTGCCGTGAACCAAAAACAAGCGAACCATGTTCAGGATGCTGCCCCAGAACGGAAAGAGATGCACGGCGAAGAAGGGGATGACGGCAAATTCCGGAAACCCGCCGGAATGGTGGAAGCCCGCAGGCTTGGACAACATGGGCAGAATAAATC
This DNA window, taken from Candidatus Methylacidiphilales bacterium, encodes the following:
- a CDS encoding RNA-binding protein, which produces MKLYVGNLSFQATEQDLTELFSKHGTVTETKLIMDRETQRPRGFGFVTMGSAEEGQRAISALNGQSVDGRNLTVNEAKPMESRGGGGGGGGGRSRY
- a CDS encoding PH domain-containing protein — translated: MPTDYLLPPEFNAVKDANEQVYWTGRPHLVPFLATGVIFLLFGMAWGCFDIFGFILPMLSKPAGFHHSGGFPEFAVIPFFAVHLFPFWGSILNMVRLFLVHGNTCYAYTNKRLMLRSGFWGTDFKAIDYDQISELDVTVNPIENMIGVGTIRAFSGATNSKGVRIYDSFIGIDKPYEIYKQIKEVSVDIKTDWNYPNADRPAANPGYQTRYEKKPASGAS